Proteins found in one Microthrixaceae bacterium genomic segment:
- a CDS encoding IS1380 family transposase, with the protein MSTSSHNIDRIDALFDDPNSMSNAGMILVGTLIRKLGLKALINEWVRLDSTQPGAASPGRKVLTMLCAIIAGATHIDHVNILRAGSTRRVLPFRVMAPSTIGTFLRTFTFGHLRQLDAVADRVLARAWRLGAGPGSDPLVIDVDSTIAEVHGKQKQGAAYGYTKALGYHPLLATRAGTGEIVHARMRKGSANSGRGVVRFVDELVARLRRAGATGQITLRADSGFWSWKLVDILDRHAVLWSITVTQHASIRAAIAQIPEDRWVDIDYTLGGKAQVAETSYTTGRGNKTRTVRLVVRRTRLVGKQADLFPNWRHHAFITNTTRDAVATDAFHRNHAVVELAIRDLKEGAGLQHCPSGHYSANTAWLACAVLAHNLSRWTGLLGDTSADRVVLTHATIRTRLIAVAATLVNRSGRPTLRLPLNWPWEQQFTDTLTALRALPAPSG; encoded by the coding sequence GTGAGCACATCTTCGCACAACATCGACCGGATCGACGCGCTCTTCGATGACCCGAACTCGATGTCGAACGCCGGGATGATCCTGGTCGGAACGCTGATCCGAAAGCTCGGCCTGAAAGCGTTGATCAACGAGTGGGTCCGCCTCGACTCAACCCAGCCGGGCGCCGCGTCACCGGGACGGAAAGTGTTGACAATGCTATGCGCGATCATCGCCGGCGCAACCCACATCGACCACGTGAACATCCTCCGCGCCGGGTCGACACGACGGGTGTTGCCGTTCCGGGTGATGGCCCCCTCGACGATCGGGACATTCCTGCGGACGTTCACGTTCGGTCACCTCCGACAACTCGACGCTGTCGCGGACCGGGTGTTGGCCCGTGCGTGGCGACTCGGCGCCGGGCCAGGCAGTGACCCGTTAGTGATCGATGTTGACTCCACCATCGCCGAGGTTCACGGCAAACAGAAACAAGGCGCCGCGTACGGGTACACGAAAGCCCTCGGCTATCACCCGCTGCTCGCTACCCGCGCCGGGACCGGTGAGATCGTCCATGCCCGCATGCGGAAAGGGTCCGCCAACTCAGGGCGTGGTGTTGTGCGTTTCGTCGACGAGTTGGTCGCCCGGCTGCGCCGGGCCGGCGCCACTGGTCAGATCACGTTGCGAGCCGATTCGGGGTTCTGGTCTTGGAAACTCGTCGACATCCTCGATCGTCACGCTGTGTTGTGGTCGATCACCGTCACTCAACACGCCTCGATTCGTGCTGCGATCGCGCAGATCCCCGAGGACCGCTGGGTCGATATCGACTACACCCTCGGCGGCAAAGCCCAGGTCGCCGAAACCAGCTACACGACCGGCCGCGGCAACAAGACCCGGACGGTTCGACTCGTGGTGCGGCGCACCCGCCTGGTCGGCAAACAAGCGGACCTGTTCCCGAACTGGCGTCACCACGCGTTCATCACCAACACCACCCGAGACGCTGTCGCCACGGACGCGTTCCACCGCAACCATGCTGTGGTCGAACTCGCGATCCGTGACCTGAAAGAAGGCGCCGGGCTGCAGCACTGCCCCTCAGGGCACTACTCCGCTAACACCGCCTGGCTCGCCTGCGCCGTGCTCGCCCACAATCTGAGCCGCTGGACCGGCCTCCTCGGCGACACCAGCGCCGACCGTGTCGTGTTGACCCACGCCACGATACGGACCCGTCTGATCGCCGTTGCCGCGACGCTCGTGAACCGCTCCGGACGGCCCACCCTGCGGCTCCCGCTCAACTGGCCATGGGAACAGCAGTTCACCGACACGCTCACCGCCCTCCGGGCGCTGCCCGCCCCCTCGGGCTGA
- a CDS encoding rRNA methyltransferase: MTLPEPVDGEHHYGGDAPASNDDIGVGPHPQPWPTGEHYDPELLATGDRRNVIDRYRYWRLDAIVSDLDTRRHPYHVAIENWEHDFNIGTVVRNANAFMAAEVHIVGKKRWNRRGAMVTDRYQHVRHHATVDEFASWCGTAELAIIGIDNLPGSVPIETAELPRRCVLVFGQEGPGLSEVMREAAAMTCSIAQFGSTRSINAGVASGIAMHLWLMRHAGLDRSLDAGPDAGRS, translated from the coding sequence GTGACTTTGCCGGAGCCGGTCGACGGCGAACACCACTACGGCGGCGACGCTCCGGCGTCGAACGATGACATCGGTGTCGGTCCGCACCCTCAGCCCTGGCCGACCGGCGAGCACTACGACCCCGAACTCCTGGCCACCGGCGACCGCCGCAACGTGATCGATCGGTACCGGTACTGGCGACTCGATGCGATCGTCTCCGACCTCGACACCCGTCGGCACCCCTATCACGTCGCTATCGAGAACTGGGAACACGACTTCAACATCGGCACGGTCGTTCGCAACGCCAACGCCTTCATGGCGGCCGAGGTCCACATCGTGGGTAAGAAGCGTTGGAACCGACGGGGGGCGATGGTGACGGATCGCTACCAGCACGTTCGTCACCACGCAACGGTCGACGAGTTCGCTTCGTGGTGTGGCACCGCTGAGTTGGCGATTATCGGGATCGACAATCTTCCCGGGTCGGTCCCCATCGAGACGGCGGAGCTTCCGCGGCGCTGTGTGCTGGTGTTCGGGCAGGAAGGGCCGGGGTTGTCCGAGGTCATGCGGGAGGCCGCTGCGATGACGTGTTCGATCGCCCAGTTCGGCTCGACCCGAAGCATCAACGCAGGGGTGGCGTCGGGTATTGCCATGCACTTGTGGCTCATGCGCCACGCAGGCCTCGACCGAAGCCTCGACGCAGGCCCCGACGCGGGGCGCTCCTAG
- a CDS encoding HNH endonuclease, which produces MFEGFDSELNNLGSGIDDVAVLFELQRRLDLHMIDALGELDAVGMTDVVEGLSTKAWVSKTARCSGVTAARRVSVARAVRRRYRPEVLDRLRSGVVGFDHLVVIGRWSNPRIEPTWSDNAGPMLDLAEHLTFAKWEKVIAALARLVDTDGTEPAPPAEESWLDLRDIHGPDGVIGVEIVGEFFGDYAEVVRQAINDATARHRKQVRNDAEQFGGSPTTSESQLRAKALMDLCRFGTQFTLSGNYRPGTAEVSVILQADEHGQPRAYSPTGDPLTADVIERMMCDPELRAVLLDSLGQPLDVGHSVRLATDAQRAALAARDGGCCFPGCDAPAHHTEAHHVRHHRNGGATAVNNLACLCRHHHGLVHRVGWAMHITTDGWTLYTHPCGITIWGQQHGVQRQGAIPEELAAEPEPPARPKVKVRGGTVDLGEAIDTIRRRYDRMAATPNTRMYRPHDARRSSTGRGSGRTGRTGGATRARRPTVGQLSLTPTKPPQPPIRQ; this is translated from the coding sequence ATGTTCGAGGGCTTCGACAGCGAACTGAATAACCTGGGTTCCGGGATCGACGATGTTGCGGTCCTGTTCGAGCTGCAACGCCGTTTGGATCTGCACATGATCGACGCGCTCGGGGAGTTGGATGCTGTTGGGATGACCGACGTCGTCGAGGGCCTGTCCACCAAAGCGTGGGTGTCCAAGACCGCCCGCTGTTCGGGGGTGACCGCGGCCCGACGGGTGTCGGTGGCTCGGGCGGTGCGACGCCGGTATCGGCCCGAGGTGTTGGACCGGCTGCGTTCCGGTGTCGTCGGGTTTGATCACCTGGTCGTGATCGGACGGTGGTCGAACCCGCGTATCGAACCCACCTGGTCCGACAACGCCGGACCAATGCTCGACCTCGCGGAGCATTTGACGTTCGCGAAATGGGAAAAGGTCATCGCCGCGTTGGCACGCCTCGTCGACACCGACGGCACCGAACCCGCCCCACCAGCAGAAGAATCCTGGCTCGACCTACGCGACATCCACGGCCCCGACGGTGTCATCGGTGTGGAAATCGTCGGAGAGTTCTTCGGCGACTACGCCGAAGTCGTCCGCCAAGCCATCAACGACGCCACCGCACGTCACCGCAAACAGGTTCGAAACGACGCTGAACAGTTCGGCGGGTCACCGACAACATCAGAATCGCAGTTGCGGGCCAAAGCGTTGATGGACCTGTGCCGGTTCGGCACCCAGTTCACCCTGTCGGGCAACTACCGGCCAGGAACCGCAGAAGTGTCAGTGATTCTGCAGGCCGACGAACACGGCCAACCACGCGCGTATTCGCCTACGGGCGATCCACTCACCGCGGACGTGATCGAACGGATGATGTGTGACCCAGAACTCCGCGCTGTGCTGTTGGACTCGTTGGGCCAACCGCTCGATGTCGGCCACTCCGTGCGGCTCGCCACCGACGCTCAACGCGCCGCGTTGGCGGCACGCGATGGGGGGTGTTGTTTCCCCGGCTGTGATGCACCCGCACACCACACCGAAGCCCACCATGTTCGCCATCACCGCAACGGCGGTGCCACCGCGGTGAACAACCTGGCGTGTCTGTGCCGACACCACCACGGACTCGTACACCGCGTCGGATGGGCCATGCACATCACCACCGACGGATGGACCCTCTACACCCACCCCTGTGGCATCACGATCTGGGGTCAACAACACGGTGTTCAACGCCAAGGCGCCATCCCCGAAGAACTCGCGGCAGAACCCGAACCCCCGGCCCGACCGAAGGTGAAAGTCCGCGGCGGAACCGTCGATTTGGGCGAAGCGATCGACACGATCCGGCGCCGCTACGACCGCATGGCCGCCACCCCCAACACCCGCATGTACCGACCCCACGACGCCCGCCGGTCAAGCACAGGCCGAGGCTCGGGCAGGACCGGACGAACCGGAGGAGCGACGAGGGCCCGGCGCCCCACAGTCGGGCAACTCTCACTCACCCCGACCAAACCACCCCAACCACCGATACGCCAATGA
- a CDS encoding VOC family protein, whose translation MSEPDLGLSHIALPVRDLDASIEFYRRFARLDVVHRREESSVSDAESGNPVGGRVAWMSDLLRPFAIVLLETDTGAGRGQLGGWAHLGVACVSVDDVDRRLVEAAQAGLTIIGPCADDEPVGYWGIIVDPDGHNLELSYGQRVGDAIRG comes from the coding sequence ATGAGTGAGCCGGACCTCGGTTTGTCCCATATCGCGCTGCCGGTGCGCGACCTCGATGCGAGTATCGAGTTCTACCGACGTTTCGCCCGGTTGGACGTCGTTCATCGCCGCGAGGAATCGTCCGTGAGCGACGCAGAGTCCGGGAACCCAGTCGGCGGACGCGTCGCCTGGATGTCCGATCTTCTGCGCCCGTTCGCGATCGTGTTACTGGAGACCGACACCGGCGCCGGTCGCGGACAACTCGGCGGTTGGGCGCACCTCGGGGTTGCGTGCGTTTCGGTCGACGACGTCGACCGTCGCCTCGTGGAGGCCGCCCAAGCCGGGCTCACGATCATCGGTCCGTGTGCCGACGACGAACCGGTCGGCTACTGGGGCATCATCGTCGACCCCGACGGCCACAATCTCGAGCTCTCCTACGGGCAACGGGTGGGTGACGCCATCCGCGGCTAG
- a CDS encoding alkaline phosphatase D family protein — MTKLNRRDLLRVGAGGVGTVVFGIASGCAANYVPPPNGTPFTLGVMSGLHAPDAVVLWTRLDPTQAAGTTTVSWQIATDPAMSTVIRRGSSSADPSRDHTVKVLVEGLEPDRSYWYRFDVDGVASRVGRARTLPSPGAAVRSLSVVVASCQNWANGWYHAWKGIAAEDVDAVLWLGDYIYESGTSVLSARVDSVGEATTLEQYRAKYRMYRSDPALQDGHAAHPFVPVRDDHELFNDCDRFSMLQFPERAAASYQAWFDYMPVMPIDGTRVYRSYRWGDLAVIPMLDSRQYRDRGANGFQGSTKPPIVGIGDVVREAQLPGRSMLGEEQRGWLLDTIDEAQAEGVRWKLLGNPVMMTPTRAIDLDEPGIRKLFPDLPRNEGLFINMDAWNSYLWERQLLFDHWHANSVDSIAVLTGDIHSFWRARQRLDMEDEASPVVATEYVTGSISSTTPNILRTPEFGRFLESGPVQWIPRFDYVDFRHNGYGVVRATPERLDVQFRRTLATERYASVTDGMSFSEYFSEY, encoded by the coding sequence GTGACGAAGTTGAACCGACGCGATCTGTTGCGGGTCGGGGCTGGGGGAGTGGGCACGGTCGTGTTCGGTATCGCCAGCGGCTGTGCCGCGAACTACGTGCCGCCGCCGAACGGGACGCCGTTCACCCTCGGAGTCATGTCCGGGTTGCACGCCCCCGACGCGGTCGTGCTGTGGACCCGTCTCGACCCGACCCAGGCCGCTGGTACGACCACCGTCAGCTGGCAGATCGCCACCGACCCGGCGATGTCGACGGTGATTCGGCGGGGGTCCTCGAGCGCAGATCCGTCGCGGGATCACACCGTGAAGGTGCTCGTCGAGGGCCTCGAACCCGACCGCTCCTACTGGTACCGCTTCGACGTCGATGGCGTTGCCAGCCGGGTCGGACGCGCTCGGACCCTTCCCAGTCCGGGCGCTGCGGTGCGGTCGCTGTCGGTGGTCGTGGCCTCGTGTCAGAACTGGGCGAATGGCTGGTATCACGCCTGGAAGGGGATCGCCGCCGAAGACGTCGACGCCGTGTTGTGGCTCGGCGACTACATCTACGAAAGCGGCACGTCGGTGTTGTCGGCTCGTGTCGACAGCGTTGGCGAGGCCACGACGCTCGAGCAGTACCGGGCCAAGTATCGGATGTATCGCAGCGACCCGGCGCTCCAAGACGGCCACGCCGCGCATCCGTTCGTGCCGGTTCGCGATGACCACGAACTGTTCAATGACTGCGACCGTTTCTCGATGCTGCAGTTCCCCGAGCGGGCCGCAGCGTCGTATCAGGCGTGGTTCGACTACATGCCGGTGATGCCGATCGACGGTACACGCGTCTACCGTTCCTATCGCTGGGGCGACCTCGCCGTGATCCCGATGCTCGACAGTCGCCAGTACCGCGATCGCGGGGCGAACGGCTTTCAGGGTTCGACCAAGCCCCCCATCGTCGGAATCGGCGACGTGGTCCGCGAGGCGCAACTCCCCGGCCGGTCGATGCTGGGAGAGGAGCAGCGGGGGTGGCTGCTCGACACCATCGATGAGGCCCAAGCCGAGGGTGTTCGCTGGAAGCTGCTCGGCAACCCGGTGATGATGACACCGACGCGGGCGATCGATCTCGACGAACCCGGCATCCGGAAACTGTTCCCCGACCTTCCTCGCAACGAAGGCCTGTTCATCAACATGGACGCGTGGAACTCCTATCTCTGGGAACGGCAGTTGCTGTTCGACCACTGGCACGCGAACTCGGTCGACTCGATCGCGGTGCTGACCGGCGACATCCACAGCTTCTGGCGGGCGCGGCAACGGCTCGATATGGAGGACGAGGCCTCGCCGGTCGTCGCGACCGAGTACGTCACCGGCTCGATCTCGTCGACGACTCCCAACATCTTGCGCACCCCCGAGTTCGGGCGGTTCCTTGAATCGGGCCCCGTGCAGTGGATTCCACGGTTCGACTACGTCGATTTTCGTCACAACGGCTATGGGGTTGTGCGAGCGACGCCGGAGCGCCTCGACGTGCAGTTCCGCCGCACGCTGGCGACCGAACGGTACGCCAGCGTGACCGACGGTATGTCCTTCAGCGAGTACTTCAGCGAGTACTGA
- a CDS encoding amidohydrolase — MSDASTTATGTLRPFDADNHYYEALDAFTRHLPAGWEQRCIQWADIGGRKYHVVGGKVSYAVVNATFDPVAKPGVLAEYFRGNPNGDDPIELLKAREPIHPCYRDREARIAQLDEHGLDAVWMFPTLGMIYEEQLRHDPEAVAVAFKAFNRWVLDDWGFNFKDRIFAAPYISLARIDAAVDELRFALDHGATTVVMRPAATTTAGGMRPPTAPEFDPFWALANEAGITVVVHAGDSGYSSNGYADDGFTSNFKGGVPQPIKFTQLERPIEDFLASLVCDQHFAKFPNLRIASVENGSGFLRGLFSKLDATANKMAGWFADHPVDAFKEHIWINPFWEDDISEVVDLVGADRVLFGSDWPHIEGMPEPLDYLRELEGLANEDVSKIVRGNVVELNSLRPVPPTPR, encoded by the coding sequence ATGAGCGATGCCTCGACCACTGCCACAGGGACGCTTCGCCCCTTCGACGCCGACAACCACTACTACGAAGCCCTCGACGCGTTCACCCGCCACCTCCCCGCGGGATGGGAGCAGCGTTGTATCCAGTGGGCCGACATCGGTGGGCGCAAATACCACGTCGTCGGCGGCAAGGTGAGCTATGCGGTGGTCAACGCGACGTTCGACCCCGTGGCGAAACCGGGCGTGCTAGCGGAGTACTTCCGTGGCAATCCGAACGGTGACGACCCGATCGAGTTGTTGAAGGCACGCGAGCCGATCCACCCGTGCTATCGAGACCGCGAGGCGCGCATCGCCCAACTCGACGAGCACGGACTCGATGCGGTGTGGATGTTCCCAACGCTCGGGATGATCTACGAGGAGCAGTTACGCCACGACCCCGAGGCCGTGGCGGTGGCGTTCAAGGCGTTCAACCGGTGGGTGCTCGACGACTGGGGCTTCAACTTCAAGGACCGGATCTTCGCGGCGCCGTACATCAGCCTCGCCCGCATCGACGCGGCGGTCGACGAACTCCGGTTCGCGCTCGACCACGGGGCGACGACGGTGGTGATGCGTCCCGCGGCGACGACCACCGCTGGCGGGATGCGGCCACCCACCGCCCCCGAGTTCGATCCCTTTTGGGCATTGGCGAACGAGGCCGGGATCACCGTCGTCGTGCATGCCGGCGATTCGGGATACAGCTCCAACGGCTACGCCGACGACGGGTTCACCTCCAACTTCAAGGGTGGGGTTCCCCAACCGATCAAGTTCACCCAACTCGAACGACCGATCGAGGACTTCTTGGCATCGCTCGTGTGCGATCAGCACTTCGCCAAGTTCCCCAACCTGCGCATCGCGTCGGTCGAGAACGGGTCGGGGTTCCTGCGCGGGCTGTTCTCCAAGCTCGACGCCACGGCGAACAAGATGGCGGGCTGGTTCGCCGATCACCCCGTGGATGCCTTCAAAGAGCACATCTGGATCAACCCGTTCTGGGAGGACGACATCTCCGAGGTCGTCGATCTGGTCGGCGCGGATCGGGTGCTGTTCGGGTCGGACTGGCCTCACATCGAGGGCATGCCCGAACCGCTCGACTACCTGCGCGAACTCGAAGGGCTCGCGAACGAGGACGTTTCGAAGATCGTGCGCGGCAACGTCGTCGAACTCAACTCCCTGCGCCCGGTTCCGCCTACGCCACGGTGA
- a CDS encoding RES domain-containing protein: MNAPVEVVMPPCPHPQGCPVAVDRFQQLATALLETVFHNASSTAGANVIAHRDLHGRLHAQVLPPRELLLIDLRDSELARLGVQRSQLTTSPAEHYPCTRTVAQAMHGYDGAVDGIVWHSRQAEQQGFGQVEAAVVFCDRVGSSRASWALARSQDALGSLREGAGLAAVKAIAVDLGLTLTGDEF; the protein is encoded by the coding sequence ATGAACGCACCTGTGGAAGTGGTCATGCCGCCGTGCCCGCATCCACAAGGCTGCCCCGTTGCCGTCGACCGTTTCCAGCAACTCGCCACCGCACTCCTCGAGACGGTGTTCCACAACGCGTCATCGACCGCTGGAGCAAACGTGATCGCTCACCGCGACCTGCACGGGCGACTCCACGCCCAAGTCCTCCCTCCGCGAGAACTCCTGCTTATCGACCTACGCGACAGCGAGTTGGCACGCCTCGGTGTCCAGCGTTCACAACTGACCACCAGCCCAGCGGAGCACTACCCCTGCACAAGGACCGTCGCGCAAGCCATGCACGGCTACGACGGTGCCGTCGACGGCATCGTGTGGCATTCGAGGCAGGCGGAACAGCAAGGCTTCGGCCAGGTCGAGGCAGCGGTCGTGTTCTGCGACCGCGTTGGATCGTCTCGTGCGTCCTGGGCGCTCGCCCGATCTCAAGACGCGCTTGGGTCGCTGCGCGAGGGCGCGGGGCTTGCTGCCGTCAAGGCAATCGCAGTCGATCTGGGATTGACGCTGACCGGCGATGAGTTCTGA
- a CDS encoding SDR family oxidoreductase — protein sequence MEELDVAGLFSLEGRVAVVTGASSGLGHRFARVLHAAGATVVVAARRLDRLEALRDGLDDRIVPVACDMGDDDQVIALAEQANSIRGSVDVLVNNAGVGGDTAAETFEMDDWRWQMRVNIDSLFLLSQQIAIPMIERGKGSIINISSILGLVAAAPIKQAAYTASKGAVVNLTRQLGAEWGRKGVRVNSIAPGWFMSEMTAEDMFGDESSMAFIRRNAPMGRAGEEHELDGALLFLASDASTYVTGQILAVDGGWTAR from the coding sequence ATGGAAGAGCTTGATGTCGCCGGCCTGTTTTCCCTCGAAGGACGCGTCGCTGTCGTCACCGGAGCGTCGTCGGGGTTGGGACATCGTTTCGCCCGAGTCCTGCACGCTGCCGGCGCGACGGTCGTGGTAGCGGCCCGCCGACTCGACCGGCTCGAGGCCCTACGCGACGGGCTCGACGACCGCATCGTGCCGGTCGCGTGTGACATGGGCGACGATGACCAAGTCATCGCTCTCGCCGAGCAGGCCAACTCGATTCGCGGATCGGTCGACGTGCTGGTGAACAACGCCGGTGTCGGTGGCGACACCGCGGCTGAGACGTTCGAGATGGACGACTGGCGGTGGCAAATGCGCGTCAACATCGACTCGCTCTTTCTGTTGAGCCAACAGATCGCCATACCGATGATCGAACGTGGGAAGGGTTCGATCATCAACATCAGTTCGATTCTCGGCCTGGTCGCGGCCGCCCCGATCAAGCAGGCCGCCTATACGGCATCGAAGGGTGCCGTGGTGAACCTGACACGCCAGCTCGGCGCCGAATGGGGGCGCAAGGGGGTGCGTGTGAACAGCATCGCCCCCGGGTGGTTCATGAGCGAGATGACCGCGGAGGACATGTTCGGCGACGAGAGTTCGATGGCGTTCATTCGCCGCAACGCGCCGATGGGTCGTGCCGGGGAGGAACACGAACTCGATGGTGCGTTGCTGTTCCTCGCTTCCGACGCGTCGACCTATGTGACGGGTCAGATCCTGGCCGTTGACGGGGGTTGGACCGCCCGCTGA
- a CDS encoding CbiX/SirB N-terminal domain-containing protein has translation MNDDAANEPADGPGERVELEPGIDGAAKPAPGAESEAVILFAHGSRAAEANEWHRRICRELAARTGRRVEPAFLELAMPDLRETALNLWREGWRRAVVVPYLLAPGRHAREDLPALVDAINAELGREMVRLNPIFGEDPALLDVLAGQISA, from the coding sequence GTGAACGACGATGCCGCCAACGAGCCCGCCGACGGCCCGGGCGAACGTGTGGAGTTGGAGCCGGGGATCGACGGCGCGGCCAAGCCCGCACCGGGCGCCGAGTCCGAGGCCGTCATCTTGTTCGCACACGGAAGCCGCGCCGCCGAGGCAAATGAGTGGCACCGGCGCATCTGTCGCGAGCTCGCCGCTCGTACCGGGCGCCGTGTCGAGCCAGCCTTCCTCGAACTGGCGATGCCGGACCTGCGCGAAACAGCGCTCAACCTCTGGCGTGAGGGCTGGCGCCGAGCCGTGGTCGTGCCCTACCTGCTGGCTCCAGGTCGCCACGCACGAGAGGATCTGCCCGCGCTCGTCGACGCCATCAACGCCGAACTGGGCCGCGAGATGGTCCGCCTGAACCCGATCTTCGGAGAGGACCCCGCGCTCCTCGATGTGCTGGCGGGTCAGATCAGCGCGTGA